One window of the Rhizobiaceae bacterium genome contains the following:
- a CDS encoding MFS transporter translates to MNDQTAERVDWRALWASGDLFRFCFVSLGILLHATNETMVATVMPAMVGELSGVELVGWSLAIYELGAIVAGASAGRMISYVPLRTNMTVAALLYATGALICATAASMPIFLAGRLVEGLGGGALVSLAFVSVERLFPPRIWPQLFGIMSAIWGVAAFGGPLLGAILSEAFSWRWAFGVFTLGGAAMAAASFLVLDTPEARRASGGNRLPPFPYPVLTALALSIILVASAGVNIQPLRSALLLCLGLAGLALFFRLDSRNAAARLFPSRLFDWRTPLGTGMTMVAAFSIATCSFGVYGPLLLTTLHDVPLLTTGYIIAAESISWSILSILVANAPPHRERAIIVAGALMITAGIAGFAYSVPAGTLWLILFCALLQGGGFGVAWPFVTRVIVAAASKDERTIASGAVPTMQRIGYAIGAAITGIIANAAGFETGLNRETAGHVAAWVFLAFLPLALFACAAAIRASASVQLEPTAGA, encoded by the coding sequence GTGAACGACCAGACAGCAGAGCGGGTGGACTGGCGCGCGCTCTGGGCGAGCGGCGATCTCTTCCGCTTCTGCTTCGTCAGCCTCGGCATCCTCCTGCACGCCACCAACGAGACGATGGTCGCGACCGTCATGCCGGCCATGGTGGGCGAGCTTTCCGGCGTTGAACTCGTAGGCTGGTCGCTGGCCATCTACGAACTCGGCGCCATAGTCGCCGGCGCTTCCGCCGGACGCATGATCTCCTACGTTCCGCTGCGCACCAACATGACCGTCGCGGCGCTTCTCTACGCCACCGGCGCCCTCATTTGCGCGACGGCGGCATCGATGCCCATCTTCCTCGCCGGGCGGCTGGTGGAAGGCCTCGGCGGCGGCGCGCTGGTGTCGCTTGCATTCGTTTCCGTGGAGAGGCTGTTCCCGCCGAGAATCTGGCCGCAGCTCTTCGGTATCATGTCGGCGATCTGGGGCGTGGCGGCGTTCGGAGGACCGCTGCTGGGGGCGATCCTGTCCGAAGCCTTCTCATGGCGGTGGGCCTTCGGCGTGTTCACGCTGGGCGGCGCGGCCATGGCGGCGGCAAGCTTTCTGGTGCTCGACACGCCCGAGGCGCGTCGCGCCAGCGGCGGCAACCGACTGCCGCCCTTTCCCTATCCGGTGCTGACCGCATTGGCGCTAAGCATTATTCTGGTCGCCAGCGCCGGCGTGAACATCCAGCCACTGCGCTCGGCGCTGCTTCTTTGCCTCGGGCTTGCGGGGCTGGCTCTCTTCTTCCGGCTCGACAGCCGCAACGCCGCCGCCCGGCTCTTTCCCTCACGCCTGTTCGACTGGCGCACGCCGCTCGGCACGGGCATGACCATGGTGGCGGCATTCTCCATCGCCACCTGCTCCTTCGGCGTCTACGGCCCCCTGCTGCTGACCACGCTGCATGACGTTCCGCTGCTGACGACCGGCTACATCATCGCGGCCGAATCCATCTCCTGGTCGATCCTCTCGATCCTCGTCGCCAACGCGCCGCCGCACCGCGAACGCGCCATCATCGTCGCGGGCGCTCTGATGATCACCGCCGGCATAGCCGGCTTCGCCTATTCCGTGCCGGCCGGAACCCTGTGGCTGATCCTGTTCTGCGCATTGCTGCAGGGCGGCGGCTTCGGCGTCGCCTGGCCCTTCGTCACGCGCGTCATCGTGGCGGCGGCGAGCAAGGATGAACGGACGATCGCGTCGGGTGCCGTGCCGACCATGCAGCGCATCGGCTACGCCATCGGCGCCGCAATCACCGGCATCATCGCCAATGCCGCCGGCTTCGAGACCGGCCTCAACCGGGAAACCGCCGGCCATGTGGCGGCATGGGTTTTCCTCGCGTTCCTGCCGCTGGCGCTGTTCGCCTGCGCCGCCGCGATCCGCGCCTCGGCCAGCGTCCAGCTGGAGCCGACGGCCGGCGCGTAA